One part of the Mustela erminea isolate mMusErm1 chromosome 11, mMusErm1.Pri, whole genome shotgun sequence genome encodes these proteins:
- the KCNH2 gene encoding potassium voltage-gated channel subfamily H member 2 isoform X10 has product MAAPAGKASRTGALQPRAQKGRVRRAVRISSLVAQEVLSLGADVLPEYKLQAPRIHRWTILHYSPFKAVWDWLILLLVIYTAVFTPYSAAFLLKETEEGPQAPDCGYACQPLAVVDFIVDIMFIVDILINFRTTYVNANEEVVSHPGRIAVHYFKGWFLIDMVAAIPFDLLIFGSGSEELIGLLKTARLLRLVRVARKLDRYSEYGAAVLFLLMCTFALIAHWLACIWYAIGNMEQPHMDSRIGWLHNLGDQIGKPYNSSGLGGPSIKDKYVTALYFTFSSLTSVGFGNVSPNTNSEKIFSICVMLIGSLMYASIFGNVSAIIQRLYSGTARYHTQMLRVREFIRFHQIPNPLRQRLEEYFQHAWSYTNGIDMNAVLKGFPECLQADICLHLNRSLLQHCKPFRGATKGCLRALAMKFKTTHAPPGDTLVHAGDLLTALYFISRGSIEILRGDVVVAILGKNDIFGEPLNLYARPGKSNGDVRALTYCDLHKIHRDDLLEVLDMYPEFSDHFWSSLEITFNLRDTNMIPGSPGSGELEGGFNRQRKRKLSFRRRTDKDPEQPGEVSALGPGRAGAGPSSRVRPGGPWGESPSSGPSSPESSEDEGPGRSSSPLRLVPFSSPRPPGEPPGGEPLTEDGEKSSDTCNPLSGAFSGVSNIFSFWGDSRGRQYQELPRCPAPTPSLLNIPLSSPCRRSRGDVESRLDALQRQLHRLETRLSADMATVLQLLQRQMTLVPPAYSAVTTPGPGPASASSLLPVSPVPTLTLDSLSQVSSKALPLPRAPRPRLLPQFHPRPALLALAQPWAAASAPISALVPDGTLEGRLPREPWAQVKAGEAPKPKPPKSGAEETSRLRGVT; this is encoded by the exons ATGGCGGCCCCAGCAGGGAAGGCGAGCAGGACAGGGGCTCTGCAGCCCAGGGCCCAGAAGGGCCGGGTGAGGCGGGCCGTGCGCATCTCCAGCCTGGTGGCCCAGGAG GTCCTGTCCCTGGGCGCTGACGTGCTGCCCGAGTACAAGCTGCAGGCGCCGCGGATCCACCGCTGGACCATCCTGCACTACAGCCCCTTCAAGGCCGTGTGGGACTGGCTCATCCTGCTGCTGGTCATCTACACGGCCGTCTTCACACCCTACTCGGCTGCCTTCCTGCTGAAGGAGACGGAGGAGGGCCCCCAGGCCCCCGACTGTGGCTATGCCTGCCAGCCCCTGGCCGTGGTGGACTTCATCGTGGACATCATGTTCATCGTGGACATCCTCATCAACTTCCGCACCACCTACGTCAATGCCAATGAGGAGGTGGTCAGCCACCCTGGACGCATCGCCGTCCACTACTTCAAGGGCTGGTTCCTCATCGACATGGTGGCCGCCATCCCCTTTGACCTGCTTATCTTTGGCTCCGGCTCTGAGGAG ctgATCGGGCTGCTGAAGACGGCGCGGCTGCTGCGGCTGGTGCGCGTGGCGAGGAAGCTGGACCGCTACTCGGAGTACGGGGCGGCCGTGCTCTTCCTGCTGATGTGCACCTTTGCGCTCATCGCGCACTGGCTGGCCTGCATCTGGTACGCCATCGGCAACATGGAGCAGCCCCACATGGACTCCCGCATCGGCTGGCTGCACAACTTGGGGGACCAGATCGGCAAACCCTACAACAGCAGCGGCCTGGGTGGCCCGTCCATCAAGGACAAGTACGTCACGGCCCTCTACTTCACCTTCAGCAGCCTCACCAGCGTGGGCTTCGGCAACGTGTCCCCCAACACCAACTCCGAGAAGATCTTCTCTATCTGTGTCATGCTCATTGGCT ccctcaTGTACGCCAGCATCTTTGGCAACGTGTCCGCCATCATCCAGAGGCTGTACTCGGGCACCGCCCGCTACCACACGCAGATGCTCCGCGTGCGGGAGTTTATCCGCTTCCACCAGATCCCCAACCCCCTGCGCCAGCGGCTGGAGGAGTATTTCCAGCACGCCTGGTCCTACACCAACGGCATCGATATGAACGCG gtGCTGAAAGGCTTCCCCGAGTGCCTGCAGGCGGACATCTGTCTGCATCTGAACCGCTCGCTGCTCCAGCACTGCAAACCTTTCCGAGGGGCCACCAAGGGCTGCCTGAGGGCCCTGGCCATGAAGTTCAAGACGACACACGCACCGCCAGGGGACACGCTGGTGCACGCCGGGGACCTGCTCACCGCGCTCTACTTCATCTCCCGGGGCTCCATTGAGATCCTCCGGGGCGACGTCGTCGTGGCCATCCTGG GGAAGAATGACATCTTTGGAGAGCCTTTAAACCTGTACGCTCGGCCTGGCAAGTCCAATGGCGATGTGCGGGCCCTCACCTACTGCGACCTGCACAAGATCCACCGGGATGACCTGCTGGAGGTGCTGGACATGTACCCTGAGTTCTCTGACCACTTCTGGTCCAGCCTGGAGATCACCTTCAACCTGCGGGAC ACCAACATGATCCCCGGGTCTCCTGGCAGCGGGGAGCTGGAGGGCGGCTTCAACAGACAGCGCAAGCGCAAGCTGTCCTTCCGCAGGCGCACGGACAAGG ACCCGGAACAGCCAGGGGAGGTGTCCGCCttggggccgggccgggcgggggcaGGGCCGAGTAGCCGGGTCCGGCCAGGGGGGCCGTGGGGGGAGAGCCCATCCAGTGGCCCCTCCAGCCCTGAGAGCAGTGAGGATGAGGGCCCAGGCCGCAGCTCCAGCCCCCTCCGCCTGGTGCCCttctccagccccaggccccccGGAGAGCCGCCGGGTGGGGAGCCCCTGACGGAGGACGGTGAGAAGAGCAGTGACACTTGTAACCCGCTGTCAG GGGCCTTCTCAGGAGTGTCCAACATCTTCAGCTTCTGGGGGGACAGCCGGGGCCGCCAGTACCAGGAACTGCCTCGCTGCCCTGCCCCGACCCCCAGCCTCCTGAACAtccccctctccagcccctgtCGGAGGTCCCGGGGCGACGTGGAGAGCAGGCTGGATGCCCTTCAGAGGCAGCTCCACAG gctggagaccaggctGAGCGCAGACATGGCCACTGTCCTGCAGCTGTTACAGAGACAGATGACTCTGGTCCCACCTGCCTACAGTGCTGTGACCACCCCCGGGCCCGGTCCCGCCTCCGCCTCCTCCCTGCTGCCTGTGAGCCCCGTCCCTACCCTCACCCTGGACTCGCTTTCTCAGGTAAGTTCCAaggccctccccctgcccagggcaCCCCGGCCTCGCCTTCTGCCCCAGTTCCACCCCAGACCCGCTCTGCTGGCTCTGGCTCAGCCCTGGGCCGCGGCTTCCGCCCCCATTTCTGCCCTCGTCCCCGATGGCACTCTTGAAGGCAGGCTTCCTCGGGAGCCGTGGGCACAGGTCAAGGCAGGAGAGGCCCCCAAGCCGAAGCCCCCCAAAAGCGGGGCAGAGGAGACCAGCAGGCTGAGAGGAGTCACCTGA
- the KCNH2 gene encoding potassium voltage-gated channel subfamily H member 2 isoform X11: protein MAAPAGKASRTGALQPRAQKGRVRRAVRISSLVAQEVLSLGADVLPEYKLQAPRIHRWTILHYSPFKAVWDWLILLLVIYTAVFTPYSAAFLLKETEEGPQAPDCGYACQPLAVVDFIVDIMFIVDILINFRTTYVNANEEVVSHPGRIAVHYFKGWFLIDMVAAIPFDLLIFGSGSEELIGLLKTARLLRLVRVARKLDRYSEYGAAVLFLLMCTFALIAHWLACIWYAIGNMEQPHMDSRIGWLHNLGDQIGKPYNSSGLGGPSIKDKYVTALYFTFSSLTSVGFGNVSPNTNSEKIFSICVMLIGSLMYASIFGNVSAIIQRLYSGTARYHTQMLRVREFIRFHQIPNPLRQRLEEYFQHAWSYTNGIDMNAVLKGFPECLQADICLHLNRSLLQHCKPFRGATKGCLRALAMKFKTTHAPPGDTLVHAGDLLTALYFISRGSIEILRGDVVVAILGKNDIFGEPLNLYARPGKSNGDVRALTYCDLHKIHRDDLLEVLDMYPEFSDHFWSSLEITFNLRDTNMIPGSPGSGELEGGFNRQRKRKLSFRRRTDKDPEQPGEVSALGPGRAGAGPSSRVRPGGPWGESPSSGPSSPESSEDEGPGRSSSPLRLVPFSSPRPPGEPPGGEPLTEDGEKSSDTCNPLSGAFSGVSNIFSFWGDSRGRQYQELPRCPAPTPSLLNIPLSSPCRRSRGDVESRLDALQRQLHRLETRLSADMATVLQLLQRQMTLVPPAYSAVTTPGPGPASASSLLPVSPVPTLTLDSLSQVSQFMAFEELPPGAPELPQDGPPRRLSLPGQLGALTSQPLHRHGSDPGS from the exons ATGGCGGCCCCAGCAGGGAAGGCGAGCAGGACAGGGGCTCTGCAGCCCAGGGCCCAGAAGGGCCGGGTGAGGCGGGCCGTGCGCATCTCCAGCCTGGTGGCCCAGGAG GTCCTGTCCCTGGGCGCTGACGTGCTGCCCGAGTACAAGCTGCAGGCGCCGCGGATCCACCGCTGGACCATCCTGCACTACAGCCCCTTCAAGGCCGTGTGGGACTGGCTCATCCTGCTGCTGGTCATCTACACGGCCGTCTTCACACCCTACTCGGCTGCCTTCCTGCTGAAGGAGACGGAGGAGGGCCCCCAGGCCCCCGACTGTGGCTATGCCTGCCAGCCCCTGGCCGTGGTGGACTTCATCGTGGACATCATGTTCATCGTGGACATCCTCATCAACTTCCGCACCACCTACGTCAATGCCAATGAGGAGGTGGTCAGCCACCCTGGACGCATCGCCGTCCACTACTTCAAGGGCTGGTTCCTCATCGACATGGTGGCCGCCATCCCCTTTGACCTGCTTATCTTTGGCTCCGGCTCTGAGGAG ctgATCGGGCTGCTGAAGACGGCGCGGCTGCTGCGGCTGGTGCGCGTGGCGAGGAAGCTGGACCGCTACTCGGAGTACGGGGCGGCCGTGCTCTTCCTGCTGATGTGCACCTTTGCGCTCATCGCGCACTGGCTGGCCTGCATCTGGTACGCCATCGGCAACATGGAGCAGCCCCACATGGACTCCCGCATCGGCTGGCTGCACAACTTGGGGGACCAGATCGGCAAACCCTACAACAGCAGCGGCCTGGGTGGCCCGTCCATCAAGGACAAGTACGTCACGGCCCTCTACTTCACCTTCAGCAGCCTCACCAGCGTGGGCTTCGGCAACGTGTCCCCCAACACCAACTCCGAGAAGATCTTCTCTATCTGTGTCATGCTCATTGGCT ccctcaTGTACGCCAGCATCTTTGGCAACGTGTCCGCCATCATCCAGAGGCTGTACTCGGGCACCGCCCGCTACCACACGCAGATGCTCCGCGTGCGGGAGTTTATCCGCTTCCACCAGATCCCCAACCCCCTGCGCCAGCGGCTGGAGGAGTATTTCCAGCACGCCTGGTCCTACACCAACGGCATCGATATGAACGCG gtGCTGAAAGGCTTCCCCGAGTGCCTGCAGGCGGACATCTGTCTGCATCTGAACCGCTCGCTGCTCCAGCACTGCAAACCTTTCCGAGGGGCCACCAAGGGCTGCCTGAGGGCCCTGGCCATGAAGTTCAAGACGACACACGCACCGCCAGGGGACACGCTGGTGCACGCCGGGGACCTGCTCACCGCGCTCTACTTCATCTCCCGGGGCTCCATTGAGATCCTCCGGGGCGACGTCGTCGTGGCCATCCTGG GGAAGAATGACATCTTTGGAGAGCCTTTAAACCTGTACGCTCGGCCTGGCAAGTCCAATGGCGATGTGCGGGCCCTCACCTACTGCGACCTGCACAAGATCCACCGGGATGACCTGCTGGAGGTGCTGGACATGTACCCTGAGTTCTCTGACCACTTCTGGTCCAGCCTGGAGATCACCTTCAACCTGCGGGAC ACCAACATGATCCCCGGGTCTCCTGGCAGCGGGGAGCTGGAGGGCGGCTTCAACAGACAGCGCAAGCGCAAGCTGTCCTTCCGCAGGCGCACGGACAAGG ACCCGGAACAGCCAGGGGAGGTGTCCGCCttggggccgggccgggcgggggcaGGGCCGAGTAGCCGGGTCCGGCCAGGGGGGCCGTGGGGGGAGAGCCCATCCAGTGGCCCCTCCAGCCCTGAGAGCAGTGAGGATGAGGGCCCAGGCCGCAGCTCCAGCCCCCTCCGCCTGGTGCCCttctccagccccaggccccccGGAGAGCCGCCGGGTGGGGAGCCCCTGACGGAGGACGGTGAGAAGAGCAGTGACACTTGTAACCCGCTGTCAG GGGCCTTCTCAGGAGTGTCCAACATCTTCAGCTTCTGGGGGGACAGCCGGGGCCGCCAGTACCAGGAACTGCCTCGCTGCCCTGCCCCGACCCCCAGCCTCCTGAACAtccccctctccagcccctgtCGGAGGTCCCGGGGCGACGTGGAGAGCAGGCTGGATGCCCTTCAGAGGCAGCTCCACAG gctggagaccaggctGAGCGCAGACATGGCCACTGTCCTGCAGCTGTTACAGAGACAGATGACTCTGGTCCCACCTGCCTACAGTGCTGTGACCACCCCCGGGCCCGGTCCCGCCTCCGCCTCCTCCCTGCTGCCTGTGAGCCCCGTCCCTACCCTCACCCTGGACTCGCTTTCTCAG GTTTCCCAGTTCATGGCGTTCGAGGAGCTCCCCCCGGGGGCCCCAGAGCTCCCCCAAGACGGTCCCCCTCGACGCCTCTCCCTGCCGGGCCAGCTGGGGGCCctcacctcccagcccctgcacAGACATGGCTCAGACCCGGGCAGTTAG